In a genomic window of Leisingera caerulea DSM 24564:
- a CDS encoding L,D-transpeptidase family protein, giving the protein MNRRAFGVGAAASLALAGCSRSGGAARRFQFYEGPKVTSVVINKGSRKMYLLHNEEVLREYDVDLGFAPQGHKQFEGDGKTPEGTYMIDRRNPNSRYHLSVGISYPNGQDRAKAHAAGKQPGGEIFIHGQPNNPKERKRAARVSDWTAGCIAVSNDEIEEIYAMVQDGTTIALRP; this is encoded by the coding sequence ATGAACAGAAGGGCATTCGGGGTCGGTGCTGCCGCAAGCCTTGCACTGGCAGGTTGCAGCAGGTCAGGCGGCGCGGCGCGCAGGTTCCAGTTCTATGAAGGACCCAAGGTCACTTCGGTGGTGATCAATAAGGGCTCGCGCAAGATGTACCTGCTGCACAATGAAGAGGTGCTGCGGGAGTACGACGTTGATCTGGGTTTTGCGCCGCAGGGCCACAAGCAGTTCGAGGGCGACGGTAAAACCCCGGAAGGCACCTATATGATCGACCGCCGCAACCCCAACAGCCGGTACCATCTGTCCGTCGGCATTTCCTATCCGAATGGGCAGGACAGGGCCAAGGCGCATGCGGCGGGCAAGCAGCCCGGCGGCGAGATCTTTATCCACGGGCAGCCCAACAACCCCAAGGAGCGCAAGCGCGCGGCGCGGGTCAGCGATTGGACCGCGGGCTGCATTGCGGTGTCAAACGACGAGATCGAAGAGATCTATGCCATGGTGCAGGACGGAACCACCATCGCCTTGCGGCCCTGA
- a CDS encoding ion transporter, with protein sequence MTPTQRLAAILDSDLFGRFIIAVILVNAVTLGLETSPSVMARAGGLIHLIDNTCLTIFVVEILAKLYVRRLRFFLNGWSVFDFVIVGIALAPGAQGLSVLRALRILRVLRVISVAPRLRRVVEGFITALPGMGSVFLLMAIIFYIGAVISTKLFGQDFPEWFGDLGLSAYSLFQIMTLESWSMGIVRPVMEVHPHAWAFFVPFIMVTTFAVVNLLVGLIVNSMQDAHHEEEGERTDAYRDEVLSRLEAIEQKISGLAEEDRKL encoded by the coding sequence ATGACACCAACCCAACGGCTGGCAGCCATTCTGGACAGTGACCTTTTCGGCCGGTTCATCATCGCGGTCATTCTGGTCAACGCGGTGACCCTGGGACTGGAGACGTCGCCATCGGTCATGGCCAGGGCCGGCGGTCTGATCCATCTGATCGACAATACCTGTCTGACGATCTTCGTGGTGGAGATCCTGGCCAAGCTTTATGTGCGCCGGCTGCGGTTTTTCCTGAACGGCTGGAGCGTGTTCGATTTCGTGATTGTCGGCATCGCACTGGCACCGGGGGCCCAGGGGCTGTCGGTGCTGCGGGCGCTGCGCATCCTGCGGGTTCTGCGGGTGATTTCGGTCGCGCCGCGGCTGCGCCGTGTGGTCGAAGGCTTCATCACCGCACTGCCCGGAATGGGGTCGGTGTTCCTGCTGATGGCGATCATCTTCTATATCGGCGCGGTGATCTCCACCAAACTATTCGGCCAGGACTTCCCGGAATGGTTCGGCGACCTGGGCCTCAGCGCCTATTCGCTGTTCCAGATCATGACACTGGAAAGCTGGTCGATGGGGATCGTGCGGCCGGTAATGGAGGTACACCCTCACGCCTGGGCCTTCTTCGTGCCCTTTATCATGGTCACCACATTTGCGGTGGTGAACCTGCTGGTCGGCCTGATCGTGAATTCGATGCAGGATGCCCACCACGAAGAGGAGGGCGAGCGCACCGATGCCTACCGGGACGAAGTGCTGAGCCGGCTGGAGGCCATCGAGCAGAAAATTTCCGGCCTAGCAGAAGAAGACAGAAAATTGTGA